One Olsenella sp. oral taxon 807 DNA segment encodes these proteins:
- the amrS gene encoding AmmeMemoRadiSam system radical SAM enzyme, with protein MSACTTVPRSPTAAAATATPTATAAAATTRAATTVTCDVCPHACRIPEGGMGRCRARGNVGGRIVATGYGHITSLALDPVEKKPLARWRPGKLLLSAGFYGCNLRCPFCQNWQISQAGEHDVPWQEITPAELVETARGAHRRDGRVVGIAHTYNEPLVVWEYIRDVGTLAHEADLANVLVSSGCARPHIIDALAPLIDAANIDLKSFQARTYERYGGDLDTVRAAIERLAAEPSCHLEVTTLVVPGENDSVQEIEAMAKWLASLDGDITYHLTRFFPNWLMQDRGPTPVKDIRALVEVARRWLPHVYAGNC; from the coding sequence ATGAGCGCCTGTACGACCGTGCCTCGGTCCCCCACTGCGGCCGCCGCCACGGCCACCCCCACCGCGACCGCAGCCGCCGCCACAACCAGAGCCGCGACCACCGTCACCTGCGACGTCTGCCCGCACGCCTGCCGCATCCCCGAGGGTGGCATGGGGCGCTGCCGTGCTCGAGGCAACGTGGGCGGGCGCATTGTGGCCACAGGCTATGGCCACATCACCTCGCTTGCGCTCGACCCCGTCGAGAAGAAGCCGCTCGCCCGCTGGCGACCGGGAAAGCTGCTGCTCTCGGCTGGGTTTTATGGCTGCAACCTGCGCTGCCCCTTCTGTCAGAACTGGCAGATCTCGCAAGCGGGAGAGCATGACGTCCCCTGGCAAGAGATCACGCCCGCAGAGCTGGTCGAGACCGCCCGCGGCGCACACAGGCGCGACGGGCGCGTCGTGGGGATCGCCCACACCTATAACGAGCCGCTCGTCGTCTGGGAGTACATTCGCGACGTGGGCACGCTCGCACACGAGGCCGACTTGGCCAACGTGCTCGTCTCGAGCGGTTGCGCACGCCCGCACATCATAGACGCGCTCGCGCCCCTCATCGACGCAGCAAACATCGACCTCAAGAGCTTCCAAGCCAGAACCTACGAGCGCTATGGGGGCGATCTGGACACCGTGCGCGCAGCCATCGAGCGGCTCGCGGCTGAACCCAGCTGCCACCTTGAGGTCACGACCCTCGTCGTGCCGGGCGAGAACGACTCTGTCCAAGAGATCGAGGCCATGGCCAAGTGGCTAGCCTCCCTGGACGGAGACATCACCTACCACCTGACGCGCTTCTTTCCCAACTGGCTCATGCAAGACCGTGGCCCGACGCCCGTTAAGGACATACGCGCCCTCGTGGAGGTGGCGCGTCGCTGGCTTCCCCACGTGTATGCGGGCAACTGCTAG